The following coding sequences lie in one Bartonella sp. DGB1 genomic window:
- the ffh gene encoding signal recognition particle protein, with product MFETLSGRLTGIFKNLTSRGVLTQKDISVTLREIRRALLEADVALEVVRSFISELETKLVGVELIRSIKPGQMIVKLVHEELVKLLGDETSDFNTKAAPPLVYMMVGLQGAGKTTTTAKLAYRFQKQDKKKVLMASLDTRRPAAQEQLLQLGQQNSIDSLPIIANQSPLEITKRALSAARLGGYDLLILDTAGRSHIDELLMEETVEIKDIAQPHEILLVADSLMGQDAVTFAKTFDEKLAISGIILTRMDGDGRGGAALSMRHVTGKPVKAVAVGEKIADIDIFRPQQMANRILGMGDVVALVEKAAQTIDEEKNALMAQKMREGKFDLNDFAQQLKQMQRMGGLGAIAGLIPGMGAKNPMGMNDKAIKSFLAAIDSMTKYERENPEILKHSRKIRISKGSAVSTAEINKLLKMHRQMSDMMKMMKKGKGGWGLQKMLGGFGSKMKMPPAGGNLPDLAELQKIAKLKNLPDKLGNNNSLLGDGSFPDLNKLSNFIGDKKKH from the coding sequence ATGTTTGAAACATTATCAGGTCGGCTTACTGGGATTTTTAAAAATTTAACTTCTAGAGGAGTTTTAACTCAAAAAGATATATCTGTAACTTTACGTGAAATACGTAGAGCGTTACTTGAAGCTGATGTAGCTTTAGAGGTAGTTCGTAGCTTTATTAGTGAGTTAGAGACAAAATTGGTTGGCGTGGAGTTAATAAGATCCATAAAACCTGGTCAAATGATAGTTAAATTAGTTCATGAGGAATTAGTTAAACTATTAGGAGATGAAACAAGCGATTTTAACACTAAAGCTGCCCCGCCTTTAGTCTATATGATGGTTGGTTTACAAGGAGCTGGTAAAACCACTACTACAGCAAAGTTAGCTTATCGTTTTCAAAAACAAGATAAAAAAAAGGTGTTAATGGCTTCTTTAGATACTAGAAGACCAGCAGCACAAGAGCAGTTATTGCAATTAGGGCAACAAAATTCTATTGATAGTTTGCCCATCATTGCAAATCAATCACCGTTAGAAATTACTAAAAGAGCTTTGTCAGCTGCACGTTTAGGTGGCTATGATTTATTAATATTAGATACCGCTGGTAGAAGCCATATAGATGAATTATTAATGGAAGAAACCGTAGAAATTAAAGATATTGCACAACCGCATGAAATATTACTAGTAGCAGATAGTTTGATGGGGCAAGATGCGGTAACTTTTGCTAAGACTTTTGATGAAAAATTAGCTATTAGCGGTATTATTCTAACCAGGATGGACGGTGATGGACGTGGTGGTGCAGCGTTATCTATGCGTCATGTTACTGGTAAACCTGTTAAGGCTGTTGCTGTTGGAGAAAAAATAGCTGATATAGATATTTTTAGACCGCAACAGATGGCTAATCGCATTCTTGGAATGGGCGATGTGGTTGCATTAGTGGAAAAAGCTGCTCAGACTATTGATGAAGAAAAAAATGCCTTAATGGCACAAAAAATGCGTGAAGGTAAATTTGATTTAAATGATTTTGCGCAGCAGTTAAAACAAATGCAAAGAATGGGTGGTTTAGGAGCTATAGCGGGTTTAATTCCAGGTATGGGTGCTAAAAATCCTATGGGTATGAATGATAAGGCTATAAAATCATTTTTAGCAGCTATAGATTCTATGACTAAATATGAAAGAGAAAACCCCGAAATATTAAAGCATAGTCGTAAAATAAGAATTTCCAAGGGGTCAGCTGTTTCTACCGCCGAAATTAATAAATTATTAAAGATGCATCGCCAAATGAGCGATATGATGAAAATGATGAAAAAAGGCAAAGGGGGCTGGGGGTTACAAAAAATGCTAGGCGGCTTTGGCAGTAAAATGAAAATGCCACCTGCAGGAGGTAATTTACCGGATTTAGCGGAATTACAAAAAATAGCAAAATTGAAAAATTTACCCGATAAATTAGGTAATAATAATTCGTTATTAGGCGATGGGTCTTTCCCTGATCTTAATAAGTTATCTAATTTTATTGGTGATAAGAAGAAACATTAA
- a CDS encoding carbonic anhydrase, which produces MDFPASLLNGYKYFIQTNFNEKKSYYKKLAKGGQKAKVLIICCCDSRAAPETIFNSYPGEIFVLRNIANQVPPFQPDSQYHGTSAALEFAVQKLGVKHIVVLGHARCGGVAAALELGSTPLSDSDFIGGWMKLLQGATEEVSNITHLDEDQKKRLLERISIRYSLANLRTFPWIRAKEEDGSLALHGAWFDIENGQLWLLNRSNGDFFCYNTTSN; this is translated from the coding sequence ATGGATTTTCCCGCTTCTTTATTAAATGGTTATAAATATTTTATTCAAACTAATTTTAATGAAAAAAAATCTTATTATAAAAAATTAGCTAAAGGTGGTCAAAAAGCTAAAGTATTGATTATTTGTTGCTGTGATTCTCGAGCTGCTCCTGAGACCATTTTTAATAGCTATCCAGGTGAGATATTTGTGCTGCGTAATATTGCTAATCAAGTTCCTCCTTTCCAGCCAGATAGTCAATATCATGGAACTTCAGCGGCCTTAGAATTTGCTGTGCAAAAATTAGGTGTTAAACATATAGTTGTATTAGGACATGCACGTTGTGGTGGAGTAGCTGCTGCATTAGAACTAGGTTCTACACCCTTATCAGATAGTGACTTTATTGGTGGTTGGATGAAGTTATTGCAAGGTGCAACAGAAGAGGTATCTAATATAACTCATTTAGATGAAGATCAAAAAAAACGTTTGTTAGAGCGTATCTCTATACGTTATTCCTTAGCAAATTTAAGAACATTTCCTTGGATTCGTGCTAAAGAAGAAGATGGATCGTTAGCCTTACATGGAGCTTGGTTTGATATAGAAAATGGACAGCTTTGGTTGTTGAATCGATCAAATGGTGATTTTTTTTGTTATAATACAACTAGTAATTAA
- a CDS encoding NAD-glutamate dehydrogenase encodes MLTNINPHQASEVTLTKNICSNSKELTDFTNMFFAWVSESDLDYYDTASKNKAAKIAFETLLQYQGCEPFINIDESISQKNGRPLTVLTIINDNKPFLVDTIIGQINKLKLSLQLIAHPVFNITKIGSDTIKIHSKTTKQEDQKQLSVVQIHLSKLNEDIQKKLLSALDKSLKQAIVAVRDWRPMVNEINKIITDYNKPLENQNFEDRLQVVNLLHWLVNDNFVILGLREYRYNKNALDKMYLYPKGVQLGILQDETILILKNNTEDETPAEILSFMQSDSLFIVTKANARSQVHRQTWLDYIGVKLFDKDGQLYGEMRIIGLFRANAYTNSIFSIPHLKSKAQEVIKSLGFGHSDYSGKAIINILETYPRELLFRISEKDLTRHIKYILELKERPKTKVLVSDDEFGRFVSILIYIPRDLVNFGIQQKITNFLTETFQSNAYEFSPLFLENSLTYLNYTIYSKGQNTLPKIDRDQLELNIKKIATPWSESIEEITFNNPAINGEVAAIAKNFSQAYKDQFSANEAVIDAQHILTLTKEKPLSVRFNAYKNEDENHFNIKLYHKKNALALSARVPILERMGFKVISEQTFALTNNDGVKTYIHDMLIRPANNDLIQINELSGLLEDSFYQIWVGNVDNDYYNSLIVTAKLDWQQIVVLRAYGSYLQQIGISYSQDFIANSLNNNPNLSRAIYQLFNLRFNPQFAKQKVNNDIKELTNKIELMLQDVQSLDEDTIFRRYLCLVLATIRTNAFQNLPVCQLPEALAFKFKPSKIEFLPRPRPYREIFVYSTAVEGVHLRFGPVARGGIRWSDRAQDYRTEILGLVKAQQVKNAVIVPLGSKGGFYPKKLPNVTDRSIINQAGREAYITYITALLSVTDNIVNQQVVTPKNVIKYDKNDPYFVLAADKGTATFSDTANSVSQKYNFWLDDAFASGGSAGYDHKKMGITAKGAWEAVKRHFREMDYDIQTQPFTVVGVGDMSGDVFGNGMLLSPKIRLIAAFDHRDIFLDPNPDESVSFEERKRLFQLPRSSWQDYDTSKLSAGGGIYSRSAKTITLSKEAAKAIGFDKLQATPLEIIKAILKAPADLLWFGGIGTYVRGSNESDLQVGDHANDLIRITGKEVKAKVIGEGANLGVTPLGRIEFCLNKGHCNSDAIDNSAGVNCSDVEVNIKIAFAQALAENKITREERNKLLESMTDEVSEKVLLNNYEQTLSLSLEQKKGLTETVYQDRFMTYLETRGLLDRNIETLPNSQEIEERIQKKIPLTRPELAIIMAYAKNTLTEDLTKGDLINDPYLKTTLLNYFPVKMQENYSQQLEQHQLRQNIIAMILSNDIINRLGAAAIYKLQETFSASVDDILKAYIIARDGFDFITLYQEINALDNKISGVTQNELYSLLANSLTKVTCWLLRHTNNMSMLEEQIKDIQNINDILRKKLKIIVPQNILEGLAKKENAYKTIGLSETLSFHLAYLGVIPIIPDIMLIAKRANVDIETATKNYFILADIMGKNNLENTSFNISRSDYYDNIALNRANDTIAEAFRNILVAVICNFSQSDDPVNMWYNQDKEKIRTMQKKVKDLLLRNLTVSRFTVAAYIIADFATSLDLQNNN; translated from the coding sequence ATGCTAACAAATATAAATCCACATCAAGCATCAGAAGTAACTTTAACAAAAAATATCTGTAGTAATTCTAAAGAATTAACAGACTTTACTAATATGTTTTTTGCTTGGGTTTCTGAAAGCGACTTAGACTATTATGATACAGCAAGTAAGAATAAAGCAGCTAAGATAGCCTTTGAAACTTTGTTGCAATATCAGGGGTGCGAACCATTTATTAACATAGACGAAAGTATTTCACAAAAAAATGGGCGGCCATTAACTGTGTTAACAATAATCAATGACAACAAACCATTTCTTGTTGATACAATAATAGGTCAAATTAACAAATTAAAATTATCCCTACAACTCATTGCTCACCCCGTATTTAATATAACCAAAATTGGCTCAGACACTATAAAAATTCATTCTAAAACAACGAAACAAGAAGATCAAAAACAATTAAGTGTGGTTCAAATACATTTATCTAAATTAAATGAAGATATACAAAAAAAATTATTATCAGCATTAGATAAATCATTAAAACAAGCAATTGTCGCAGTAAGAGACTGGCGACCTATGGTTAATGAAATTAATAAAATTATCACTGACTATAACAAGCCTCTAGAAAACCAGAATTTTGAAGATAGACTACAAGTAGTTAATTTACTCCATTGGTTAGTTAATGACAATTTTGTTATTTTAGGACTAAGAGAATATAGATACAATAAAAATGCCCTCGATAAAATGTATCTATATCCAAAAGGAGTACAATTAGGAATATTACAAGATGAAACAATCCTAATATTAAAAAATAACACTGAAGATGAAACACCTGCAGAGATATTATCTTTTATGCAAAGTGATTCATTATTTATAGTAACAAAAGCAAATGCTAGATCACAAGTACATCGTCAGACTTGGTTAGATTATATTGGTGTAAAATTATTTGACAAAGATGGTCAATTATATGGAGAAATGCGTATAATAGGATTATTCAGAGCAAATGCTTACACTAATTCAATTTTCTCTATACCTCACCTTAAGTCAAAAGCTCAAGAAGTGATTAAATCGCTAGGTTTTGGTCATTCAGATTATTCTGGTAAAGCGATAATTAATATATTAGAAACTTACCCGAGAGAATTATTATTTAGAATCTCTGAAAAAGACCTTACAAGACATATTAAATATATATTAGAATTAAAAGAAAGACCTAAAACAAAAGTATTAGTTAGTGATGACGAATTTGGGCGCTTTGTATCGATTTTAATCTATATACCTAGAGATCTAGTAAATTTTGGAATTCAACAAAAAATAACCAATTTTTTAACTGAAACATTCCAATCAAATGCCTATGAATTTAGTCCTTTATTCTTAGAAAATTCGCTTACTTATTTAAATTATACTATCTATAGTAAAGGACAAAATACTTTACCAAAAATTGATAGAGACCAATTAGAGCTGAATATTAAAAAAATAGCTACCCCTTGGTCAGAATCCATTGAAGAAATCACGTTCAATAACCCGGCTATCAATGGAGAAGTAGCAGCTATTGCTAAAAATTTTTCACAAGCATATAAAGATCAATTTTCAGCGAATGAAGCTGTAATAGATGCACAACATATTTTAACTCTTACAAAAGAAAAACCTTTATCTGTTCGCTTTAATGCTTATAAAAACGAAGATGAAAATCATTTTAATATAAAGTTATACCATAAAAAAAATGCATTAGCACTTTCTGCTAGAGTTCCTATCTTAGAACGCATGGGTTTTAAAGTAATATCAGAACAAACATTTGCGTTAACGAATAATGATGGAGTAAAAACATATATCCATGATATGTTAATAAGACCAGCTAACAACGACTTAATACAAATAAATGAATTAAGTGGGTTATTAGAAGATAGTTTTTACCAAATTTGGGTTGGTAACGTTGATAATGATTATTATAATAGTCTAATTGTAACCGCAAAACTAGACTGGCAACAAATTGTAGTTTTACGTGCCTACGGCAGTTACTTACAACAAATAGGAATAAGTTATTCTCAAGATTTTATCGCTAATAGTTTAAACAATAATCCTAACTTAAGTCGTGCAATATATCAGTTATTTAATTTACGTTTTAATCCGCAATTTGCAAAACAAAAAGTTAATAACGATATAAAAGAGCTAACTAACAAAATTGAACTAATGTTACAAGACGTTCAAAGTTTAGATGAAGATACTATCTTCCGCCGTTATTTATGTTTAGTGTTAGCGACAATTAGAACCAATGCTTTTCAAAATTTACCTGTTTGTCAATTACCTGAGGCATTAGCTTTTAAGTTTAAACCTAGTAAAATTGAATTTTTACCACGTCCACGTCCATATAGAGAAATTTTCGTATATAGTACTGCGGTTGAAGGGGTACATTTACGCTTTGGCCCTGTAGCCCGTGGTGGAATAAGATGGTCAGATAGAGCTCAAGATTACCGTACTGAAATTTTAGGATTAGTAAAAGCACAACAAGTTAAAAATGCTGTTATCGTACCCCTTGGCTCTAAAGGCGGTTTCTATCCGAAAAAACTACCTAATGTAACTGACAGATCTATTATAAATCAAGCGGGCAGAGAAGCATATATAACTTATATAACTGCTCTATTATCTGTCACCGATAATATTGTTAATCAGCAAGTAGTTACGCCTAAAAATGTAATAAAATATGATAAGAATGATCCTTATTTTGTCTTAGCTGCAGATAAAGGTACTGCTACTTTTTCTGATACTGCAAATTCTGTAAGCCAGAAATATAATTTCTGGTTAGATGATGCTTTTGCATCTGGAGGATCTGCTGGTTATGATCATAAAAAAATGGGCATTACAGCAAAAGGAGCCTGGGAAGCTGTTAAGAGACATTTCCGTGAAATGGATTATGATATTCAAACACAGCCATTCACCGTAGTAGGTGTTGGAGATATGTCTGGAGATGTTTTTGGAAATGGTATGCTACTATCACCAAAAATACGTTTAATTGCTGCTTTTGACCATAGAGATATTTTCCTTGATCCAAATCCAGATGAATCTGTAAGCTTTGAAGAAAGAAAAAGATTATTCCAGCTACCAAGATCAAGTTGGCAAGATTATGACACAAGTAAATTATCTGCCGGTGGTGGTATCTATTCTAGATCAGCTAAAACTATAACTTTATCTAAAGAAGCTGCAAAAGCTATTGGATTTGATAAATTACAAGCTACTCCACTAGAAATAATCAAAGCTATATTAAAAGCACCTGCTGATTTATTATGGTTTGGTGGTATTGGCACATATGTTAGAGGATCTAATGAAAGTGATTTACAAGTAGGAGATCACGCAAATGATCTCATTAGAATAACCGGAAAAGAGGTAAAAGCAAAAGTTATTGGTGAAGGCGCCAATCTAGGAGTAACACCTCTTGGAAGGATAGAATTTTGCCTTAATAAAGGGCATTGTAATTCTGATGCGATAGATAATTCAGCTGGTGTTAATTGTTCTGATGTGGAAGTCAATATAAAAATCGCATTCGCTCAAGCATTAGCAGAAAATAAAATAACTCGTGAAGAAAGAAATAAATTATTAGAGTCAATGACTGATGAAGTCAGTGAGAAAGTTCTACTTAACAATTATGAACAAACCCTTAGTTTATCATTAGAGCAAAAAAAGGGCTTAACTGAGACTGTATATCAGGATCGCTTTATGACATATCTAGAAACTAGAGGGCTACTTGATAGAAATATTGAAACTCTACCTAATAGCCAAGAAATAGAGGAAAGAATTCAAAAGAAAATCCCGTTAACAAGACCTGAACTAGCTATTATAATGGCATATGCAAAAAATACCCTAACTGAGGATTTAACTAAAGGAGATTTAATTAATGATCCTTACTTAAAGACAACTCTATTGAATTATTTCCCGGTAAAAATGCAGGAAAATTACTCTCAACAATTGGAGCAACATCAATTAAGACAAAATATAATCGCTATGATTTTATCTAATGATATTATTAATCGTCTCGGTGCTGCTGCTATTTATAAACTGCAGGAAACATTCAGTGCGTCAGTAGATGATATTTTAAAAGCTTATATTATTGCTAGAGATGGTTTTGATTTTATTACTCTTTATCAAGAAATAAATGCTTTAGATAATAAAATATCTGGGGTAACACAAAATGAACTTTATTCATTATTAGCGAACAGTTTAACAAAAGTTACCTGTTGGTTATTGAGGCATACTAACAATATGTCAATGTTGGAAGAACAGATTAAAGATATTCAAAATATTAATGATATTTTAAGAAAAAAATTAAAAATCATTGTACCACAAAATATTTTAGAAGGTTTAGCTAAAAAAGAAAATGCCTATAAAACTATAGGACTTAGCGAAACATTAAGCTTTCACTTAGCTTATTTAGGTGTTATACCAATCATACCGGATATAATGTTAATAGCTAAAAGAGCAAATGTTGATATTGAAACAGCTACAAAAAATTATTTTATTTTAGCTGATATCATGGGCAAAAATAATCTTGAAAACACTAGCTTTAACATTAGTCGATCAGATTATTATGATAATATAGCTTTAAACAGAGCAAATGACACTATAGCAGAAGCATTTAGAAATATTTTAGTAGCGGTAATTTGTAACTTTTCTCAATCTGATGATCCAGTAAATATGTGGTATAATCAAGATAAAGAGAAAATTAGAACTATGCAGAAAAAAGTAAAAGATTTACTTTTAAGGAATCTAACTGTTTCTCGATTTACTGTCGCTGCTTATATAATAGCTGATTTTGCTACATCACTTGATCTGCAAAATAATAATTAA
- a CDS encoding YcgN family cysteine cluster protein: MSYNKNFWSGKKLDEFSSEEWEKLCDRCGLCCLHSVEDEDTGKFYLTGVACKLLDKHHCKCSSYSDRKNYVPDCVTLTPEVVEQAKWLPKTCAYVLIKEGKNLYDWHHLISGSYDTIHQCVNSARDYIDISDDCLENEEDIVDYIKIDIHPKNN; the protein is encoded by the coding sequence ATGTCATATAATAAAAATTTTTGGTCAGGGAAGAAGCTTGATGAGTTTTCAAGTGAGGAATGGGAGAAACTTTGTGATCGCTGTGGACTATGTTGTTTGCATTCTGTAGAAGATGAGGATACTGGTAAATTTTATTTAACCGGAGTAGCTTGTAAATTATTGGATAAACATCACTGTAAGTGTAGTTCTTATAGTGATAGAAAAAATTATGTTCCTGATTGTGTTACTCTTACGCCCGAAGTAGTCGAACAAGCTAAATGGTTGCCTAAAACTTGTGCTTATGTTTTAATAAAAGAGGGTAAAAATCTATATGATTGGCATCATCTTATTTCTGGTTCATATGATACGATTCATCAATGTGTTAATTCGGCTCGAGATTATATAGATATTTCAGATGATTGTTTAGAAAATGAAGAAGATATTGTTGATTATATAAAAATTGACATTCACCCCAAAAATAATTAA
- a CDS encoding TlpA disulfide reductase family protein — protein sequence MLLKTINILIKILLFTTLAFYFNHPVVAQQKLSLQTKQQQLISYSVPKSLSNIIIFDKPLDISHVSFTDTKKQFFIKDFQNDVVVMYAWASFCGHCKKSMPKLNDLQKRIQDENIKIIALNVDSKGPKRALKFVNSLEDMLIEFYYINNNSLTNFAYEHANAFTILGVPFIFIINKKSEAVALIIGTINLDSPEIITFLKNIKKIYK from the coding sequence ATGCTATTAAAGACAATAAATATCTTAATAAAGATTTTACTATTTACGACTTTAGCTTTTTACTTTAATCATCCTGTAGTAGCACAACAAAAATTATCACTACAAACTAAACAACAACAACTAATATCATACTCTGTTCCAAAATCTTTATCAAATATTATAATATTTGATAAACCATTGGATATAAGCCACGTATCTTTTACTGATACAAAAAAACAATTTTTTATAAAAGATTTTCAAAATGACGTGGTTGTAATGTATGCATGGGCTAGTTTTTGTGGTCATTGCAAAAAATCCATGCCAAAATTAAATGATTTACAAAAAAGAATACAGGATGAAAATATTAAAATTATTGCTCTTAATGTAGATTCAAAAGGACCTAAAAGAGCCTTAAAATTTGTTAATAGTTTAGAAGATATGTTGATAGAATTTTACTATATAAATAATAACAGTTTAACCAACTTTGCTTATGAACACGCAAATGCCTTTACAATACTTGGAGTGCCTTTTATCTTCATAATAAATAAAAAAAGCGAAGCTGTAGCCTTAATCATAGGTACAATTAACTTAGATAGTCCAGAGATTATAACTTTTCTAAAAAATATAAAAAAAATCTATAAATAA
- a CDS encoding YihY/virulence factor BrkB family protein: MLEFFKKLFKVFRLSIINFLEDEGFVYASHLAFSCLLALFPFLIFVTSLASSISWIVGAENLSQFIVGLIFDNGPQEITAPISQEIYKVLSKPESSILTLSILATLYFAASGVDALRVALNRAYGLIETRSWLFLRVQHILFIVIFSLFLVFFSLLFIIMPCSDFYLSGSVVLQYLNSNKSTLALLSLILGILFSHIFLPNQSLKLLQIIPGIIVSFILWGIGSYCFILYLKNLANYFSTYAGLASIVIVMIFLYLMGLIFIYGAEFNSALISVFKYNKDKR; the protein is encoded by the coding sequence ATGCTAGAATTTTTCAAAAAATTATTTAAAGTTTTTAGGCTTTCAATCATTAACTTTCTGGAAGATGAAGGATTTGTTTATGCAAGTCATTTAGCTTTTTCTTGTTTATTAGCATTATTTCCTTTTTTAATATTTGTCACTTCTCTTGCGAGTAGTATCTCGTGGATTGTAGGTGCTGAAAATCTATCTCAATTCATTGTTGGCTTGATTTTTGATAATGGACCACAAGAAATAACAGCTCCTATTTCACAAGAAATTTACAAGGTTTTGAGCAAGCCAGAGAGTAGTATTTTAACATTATCAATTTTAGCTACTTTATATTTTGCAGCTAGTGGTGTAGATGCTTTGAGAGTTGCTTTAAATAGAGCCTATGGTTTAATTGAGACTAGAAGTTGGTTGTTTTTACGTGTACAACATATTTTATTTATTGTAATTTTTTCGTTATTTTTAGTATTTTTTAGTTTGTTATTTATTATAATGCCTTGTTCAGACTTTTATTTGTCTGGATCTGTTGTTTTACAATATTTAAATAGTAATAAATCTACGCTAGCGCTGTTATCGTTAATTTTAGGTATATTATTTAGTCATATTTTTCTACCTAACCAATCGTTAAAATTATTACAAATAATACCAGGAATAATTGTAAGTTTTATTTTATGGGGAATAGGTTCTTATTGTTTTATTTTATATTTAAAAAATTTAGCTAATTATTTTTCTACTTATGCTGGTTTAGCATCGATAGTGATAGTAATGATATTTTTATATCTTATGGGACTTATTTTCATTTATGGAGCTGAATTTAACTCAGCTCTTATTTCAGTTTTTAAATATAATAAAGATAAAAGATAG
- the rpsP gene encoding 30S ribosomal protein S16, translating into MSLKIRLSRAGSKKRPYYHIVVADVRAPRDGRFIERLGFWNPMLPKDAERVVLEKERIGYWLANGAQPTDRVARFLSDAGIRETKPRNNPIKAKPGQKAMERIALAKQAEEERLAAEAEANNNAAE; encoded by the coding sequence ATGTCATTAAAAATTCGTTTATCTAGAGCAGGATCAAAAAAACGTCCTTACTATCATATTGTGGTTGCTGATGTTCGTGCACCTCGTGATGGACGTTTTATTGAAAGGTTAGGATTTTGGAATCCTATGTTACCTAAAGATGCTGAAAGAGTAGTATTAGAAAAGGAACGTATTGGTTATTGGTTAGCTAATGGTGCACAACCTACAGATCGCGTTGCACGTTTTTTAAGTGACGCTGGAATCAGAGAAACAAAACCACGTAATAATCCAATTAAAGCAAAACCAGGACAAAAAGCTATGGAACGTATTGCTTTAGCTAAACAGGCTGAAGAGGAGCGTTTAGCAGCTGAAGCAGAAGCTAATAATAACGCGGCTGAATAA
- the lysA gene encoding diaminopimelate decarboxylase — MSYFKYIDNKLYVEDISITNIANKIKTPFYCYSSSAIIDNYNRFANAVKDLNVTIAYAIKANPSMAILSLLQRQSCGADIVSIGELKRALKANIPAEKIVFSGVGKQIEEIDFALLNNIRSFNVESRAELIQIAKRAELLNKKAPISIRINPDIDAKTHSKISTGKSENKFGIPLDEAYELYLWAADHCHLEIVGITMHIGSQITQAEPFACAFAVMYDFIKKLQAQNIRLSHIDVGGGLGIPYDSNSEILSVEDYAELIKKYFASLELPIICEPGRYLVANSGILVTSVIFCKKGLAKNFLIVDAGMNDLMRPTLYEAYHEVNIVDRSVIDSNEYLTDIVGPVCETGDYLALSRKLPILNTGDKLVISTTGAYGACMSNSYNSRNIIAEILVQGGIYDVIRPVWTVDQMIDNEYIPSWLD, encoded by the coding sequence ATGAGTTATTTTAAATATATAGATAATAAATTATATGTTGAAGATATTAGCATAACGAATATAGCTAATAAAATTAAGACCCCATTTTATTGTTATTCTAGTTCCGCTATTATAGACAATTATAATAGATTTGCCAATGCTGTTAAAGATTTAAACGTAACTATAGCCTATGCCATTAAGGCTAATCCTAGTATGGCTATTTTATCCTTATTACAGCGTCAATCTTGTGGGGCTGATATTGTATCTATTGGCGAGTTAAAAAGAGCATTAAAAGCTAATATTCCAGCAGAAAAAATAGTATTTTCTGGTGTAGGTAAACAAATAGAAGAAATAGATTTTGCTTTATTAAATAATATAAGATCATTTAATGTAGAATCTAGAGCAGAGTTAATTCAAATTGCTAAAAGGGCCGAGTTATTAAATAAAAAAGCGCCAATATCTATCAGAATAAATCCTGATATTGATGCTAAAACTCATAGTAAAATATCTACTGGTAAATCAGAGAATAAATTCGGAATCCCCTTAGATGAAGCTTATGAGTTATATCTTTGGGCTGCAGACCATTGTCATTTAGAAATAGTTGGCATAACTATGCATATAGGTAGTCAAATAACACAAGCAGAACCTTTTGCTTGTGCTTTTGCGGTAATGTATGATTTTATCAAAAAGTTACAAGCGCAAAATATAAGATTGTCTCATATCGATGTTGGAGGGGGGCTAGGTATACCATATGATTCCAATAGTGAGATTTTATCAGTGGAAGATTATGCTGAGTTAATAAAAAAATATTTTGCTTCATTGGAACTACCGATAATTTGTGAACCAGGTAGATATTTAGTCGCTAATAGCGGTATATTAGTTACTTCAGTAATTTTTTGCAAAAAAGGATTAGCAAAAAACTTTTTGATAGTAGATGCAGGAATGAATGATTTGATGCGTCCTACTTTATATGAGGCTTATCATGAAGTTAATATAGTCGATAGATCTGTAATAGATTCTAATGAATATTTAACGGATATAGTTGGACCAGTTTGTGAAACCGGCGATTATCTTGCTTTATCGCGTAAACTACCTATTCTGAATACAGGTGATAAACTTGTTATTTCTACTACAGGAGCTTATGGAGCTTGTATGAGTAATAGTTATAATAGTCGTAATATTATTGCAGAGATCTTAGTTCAAGGAGGGATATACGATGTTATTCGCCCAGTCTGGACAGTGGATCAGATGATTGATAACGAGTATATCCCTAGTTGGTTAGATTAA